In the Armatimonadota bacterium genome, CGTCCTGGAACTGCTCCAGTGCCGCCATCATCGCTACCGACCATTGCACCCGACGGATGTAGCCCTCCGGTCTGACGTCAGCCGCCACGGGTGCCGGAAGGGCCACGCCGAAGAGGGCCGATACCACGTACAGGGCGGAGCGCGCCAGCGCTCCCATCCGCCATGCATCCGCTCGACGGAACACGTCGCCCCAGTCGATGGCGTGACTCCACCGCGATGCGAGGAACGCCACGTCCACGAGCAGTCGAACCGCCCAGTGATGGTGCCCTAGCTGCATGGCCGTCAGCAGCAGTTGATCGTGCACCGCTGGCACCCGTATCACGCACCCGGCTACGTCCACCGCCACCGATCGCGCACGAATCCCCTCCACGTCAGGCGTGATGCGGCGCACCTGGTCCACCAGGTCGAAATGGACCTCTACCGCCGTGACCAGACCGCCCGCCGAGCCCACATACCGCAGGTGGTAGGGATGCGCGGCGCTCGCCGGCCCCTCGTACCCCATCTCTTGCAGCACTGCACTCACGTCGTCCACGTCACCGCGGCGAACCAGGATATCCACGTCGTCGAACAACCGCACGTTCACGCCTACCCCAAAGTGCGCCAACCCCGGGCCCTTCAAAACCAGCGGGACAACGCCCCTGCGCGCGAGCTGCGCGTTGATTTCGCGGAGCCGATGGAGGAGCGCCAGATTCCGCCCCACGGCAAAGTAGTACTGATGGCGCAACCACTCAACGACGTCCCCGGGCAGCACACCTGCGAACCGGCGCAGCCGGTCATAGACCAATGGCGCCAGCATCACGCGGTGGGCGTGTGCACAGAACGACACCCAGTCCACGCGCCGGGCCAACCGCTCGACGTGATCAGGGGCGAGCTGCGCCGATGGCCGGAGGACCTCCATCAACAAATTGCCTGGACCCCCTGCCATGGGCGTCGGCAGGACCTCCCCGACCCGAGCTACCACCCTGGGCCTCGCATCAGATGGCCCATCGCCGCACAGGCCATCACCCAGGGCTCTCGCGCCCCGGCGCCCCGTGCGTGACGTCTCCCTCTCCGACCGGTACCATCTGCGTCACGCGCCGCACGAGACCCACCAGCGTCCAAAAGTAGAGCTGGTTGGCGGTCTGGCCGATCACGTGGTCGGTCAGACCGATCACAGGATACGCCAGGGCGACACCCAGCAAACCCAGGGCCACCGCCTTCAGTGCCGGTTCGCGTGACATCCGCCAGCCGGTGTAGGCCAGACGCACCACCACACCGATCAGGACAAGGTAGAGCGCGAGACCGAAGATCCCGTACTCCACCAGTAGTGCCAGGTAGTCGTTGTGCGCTCCGAACGGAATGCCGCGCACCGGTGCGGTAATGGTCCCCACGGCTCCTGGGCCGAGCCCCACGAGCCGATTCAGCGCCACCGACACGCTGTTTTGCTCCGCAGCGGTGATCTCTACCCAACGCTCCATGGTCGCCTGCCACAGGAGCACGCGATCGGCAAAACTGCCGCCAAACGGATCGGCCAGCCTTGCAGCAATCTCCGGGACGCGTACTGCGACCACGGCCGCCACCGGCAGCGCGGCAAGCAGCAGCGGGCGCCGCAGCAACCCGATCACGCCCACCACGATGAGCGCTCCCACCCATGCTATGCGCGTGAACGTCATGCCCAGCAACGTGCTGCAGATCATCACGACGCCCCACGCCATCCACCGACTCCACCCCGTCAGGCTCACAGCCCGGGCCAGGAAGACACTCAGGATCAGCACCAGGTAGATCGCGAACGCGTTGGGATGTGCAAACGTTCCGGACACTCGGAAGAGCCCCAGTTCCGGGACGGCGAAGTACGCACCACCGGTCCACTGCAGGAAGGCGACCGCCGCAGGCGCGACGAGCGACGCCGCGAAGATCCCCACGACCCTTGTGATCTCTCGTCGCGTCTGGAACTGGGACGCCGCCAGGCCGTACGCCACGAACGCCGCGACGATCGGCAGCCATTCGGCCAGCCCGGAGAGCATCCTCCCCGAACGCAACACGCCGACGAAGCCGGTCACCGCCAGGAACGTGAGCAGGATGCCCCCGGGAAGGCGTACGAGAGGGAGATGTCGTCGAAGGAGAAACCCACCCCCGGCCAGTACCAGCACGGACACGAGCGCCGCGTTGGGCAGTGCCGCCAGGCGCACAGGCTCCGCTGCCGGGTTGTCGGGAAGCAGAACATAGCCGATGTCCGTAGCCGTGCGAACGACCAGCGTGAACAGCAGCCCCAGATCCGGTCGCTGCAGAAAGCCTGCCAGGAAGAGCACGGCCAGTGCCCCGCCCAGCGTCACGGTCAGAGGGGCGCGCATGATCAGGGCTGCCAGCCCGAGTCCCAGCAGCACCAGCAGGAGCGTCTGTACACCCAGCGCCGCGGCAGTGCTTCGAGAACTCACCGTGGCCATCCCGACACCCCTCCGCCCGCGCAATCACCCGCCGGTCACACACCGCGCCGCCCCGGGAAGCGGCCTCACCGCACGGGCTGCAGGCCCCTGCGGAACTCACGGACGGGGTGCAACACGACCTGCACCGCCTCCCGGATCAGGCCCGCCACCACCCGTGACGCCGTCAGTGGAAGACCCAGATCGTCCAATCGCTCCTTGTGGTAGGTCCAGAACTCCCGGGACCGCCGTCGCAGCACGTTCTGGCCCAGAAACCCATAGTACGCGCGCACGCGCGCACGCCAGAGGCGCTCGTACTCGTCGTGCGTAAGGTACACGGGCCCATACGCCCGGAGCATGTCCAGCCACGACCAGTGGTACGTATTCAGCCGATTGGCCACCGTAGCCGTCACCGAATCGCCATGAGGTCGGACGAAGGTCAACACCTGGTGGACGAAGCCGAAATCGCAATACCGCAACGCCTCTAGGCACGCCTCGACATCGGCGTGGATGTGGGACTCGTGGTAGCGGAACCGTCCACTCCGTAGCAGGTCGGAGCGTACCATGATCGCGCTCGGTGAGACGAACGCGTAGAACTCCCTGAACAGCGTCTTGCGCCCCATGTCCCGTCCGGAAAGCACCGTCACCGTCACCGGCAGGCCGTCGCACCGCACCTCGTCTCCGTACAGGCAGTACGAGCCCACCAGCCCGACGGAGAGATTGCGTTCCGCCACCTCCACCATGCGCGTCAGGCACTCCGGAAAGAGCCAGTCGTCGGCGTGCAGGATCTTGCAATACCGGCTCGCCGTCGATACGGCACGAAACGCAACGTTGTGATTCTCCATCAACGTCAGCGGCGTCTCGTTACGGAGAACGCGAATGCGGCGGTCACGTTCCGCGTACGTGCGTGCGATCTCCAACGTGCGATCGCTGCTGCAGTTGTCGACGACGACCAGCTCCCAGTTCTCGTACGTCTGGCCGAGGACGCTCTCGATGCCCTCGACCAGAAACACCTCGCCATTGCGCACGGGCATCACCACGCTAACCAGAGGCTCGCCTGGCATGCACATCCCCTCCCCCTTGCCCCGGGCGCCACGGCATCCGTAACCACTCCCACACACCTGGGCGCGACGCGTCAGCGTCGCCCGGCCTCAGGCTACAGGCTCGGGCCTCCTGCGTATCGCACCCCGAAGGGACTCCACCGGCAACCCTCCCAACGCGGAGAGCAGGGCCACGTAGACGAGCGCCCCGAGCGGCACGCCGACGCCGACCGCCGCCCACAGCGGGAGCGCTTGCACCGGCCATACAACCGCCCCCATGGTCGCCGCGGCGACGCCCGGCTTCCAGACATCCACCACCGCCAACCGCATCTCCGCCGATCTCGTAAGCATCCACCACCCGGTGGCGACCATGAGCACCTCTGTCAGCACCGTTACCACCGAGACCCCAGCGTACGAGTACCGCGGAATCAGCACGTAGCTGGCCGCAACGCTGCCCAACGTCACGATCGCGACGACGCGCAAGTACCGTGCCTGCAGGCCCCGCAAGATAACCAGCGAAAGCCCCAGGTGCGCAAACCCGCCGGCGAGCACCGCCCACACCAGTACCCGCAACGCATGCACGGCGGTCACCGGGGTGCCGAATACACTCACGGCAGACGCTGCCAGGTACGTCTCGCCGCCAGTCAGGCGAACCAGGGGCGCTGCCAACACGAACGCGCCAACGACGACGGGAAACGCGCACGCCGCCAGCGCACCCACGGTCCGCCGCACCACCGCGTCGGCGCGATCGCGACGGTCGAGAGCCCGCGCGAGGACTGGAAACAGGTTGCCGACGAGCACCGCAGGGAACGCCACGAGCACGTCTGTGAGCTTGAACGCCACTCCGTAGACTCCCACGTCGAAGCTCCCCCGCATGGCCGCCAGCAGTATCACGCTCGCCTTACCGTATGCCAGGGACAGGACAGCGATTAGCCCCACGGGCACGGCCTGCGCCACCAGCGCGTGCCAGTACGTGCGGTCCACGCACCACCCCAACGGCTCGAAGCGACGCAAGAACCCCACGCACACCCCAGCCATGACCAGGGAGCCCAGCAGCGAACACGCGATCACGACGAGCAGCGGCGCACCCGCCAGCGCGGCAACCGTCATGCCCAGCAGCGCCACGAGGCGTCCCAGCGCTTCCGCGGCCACCGGGTAGACCATCAGGTGTCGGGACTGGAAATACGCCATGGCGGTATTGAAGACCGCGCCCCAACACGTCGAGACGGCCAGCAGCGCCACGCCGATCGTGACCACGGGTTCGAAGCGGAGGACGAGTGCCAGTCCCGTGCCGGCGACGGCAACGACCCCAGCGAGCAACAGCCGCAACGGCAACGCTCTCGCGAGAATCTCGGTAGCCTGGTCTTCTCGCTCCGAGAACTCCTTCACCAACGTCGCGAAGAAGCCAAAGCGCGCGAACGTCTCGAAGACCACGGCGAACGTCATGATGGTCGTGTACCGACCCATCTCCCGCACGCCATCTACCGGACCGAGATGGTGGACGAAGGCGCGCGCCAGGACCATGACGAGCAGGGCCTGGGTCAACGTCGTGACGATCCGCCCAATGAACTGGATCCCGGTGTTCCACGCCACCGCGCGAGCAGAGACGCCCAGAGCAGAAACCGGCACAGCGCGCCCTGCCGCGCCACCCACGGACAGCACCCCACCCTCCCTACGCGGTGTGCACGCGTTCTCCATCGCCGACCCCATGGCGCATCCGAAGGACCCGGGCGGGTACTCCCGCGGCGATCGCGCCGGCGGGGACGTCTCGCGTCACCACGGCGCCCGCACCGATCACCGCCCCCTTCCCAATGCGCACGCCGTCCAGCACGATCACGCCCACGCCGAGCCACGCGTGGTCTTCGATCACGATCGGCCCCTTGCTGTCCGCGGGCTGCCGTGAAATGGGCGCGTCCGGTGCCATACCGTGGTTGTACGGGTAGAACGCACAGTTCTGCGCAATCCCCACGTCACGACCGATCTCGATCGCGGTCTTGTACGCGACCAGCTGACACCCTCGGTGGATGCGCGAGTCCGGTCCGATGCGTATGGACCCCCCCAACCCGACCTCCAGAACCGCGTCGCCGAATATCTTCACCCGGTCGCCGATCTCGACGGGACCGCCGCCCACCTCCTGGAAGATGATGACGCGGTCACCAATGAACACGTGTCGCCCGAGCCGCAGCGCCTTGTGATGAATCTCCGCACTGGGTGCCACGAACCCCTTGCTCGTCATGCGGGCCAAGTACAGCCTGGCCTTGTAGGGAGGTGCGAACCACGTCGCCACGCGAGTCGCCAGACGCCCAGGCCAGCTCAGGCCAGCGAACTGCATCCAGAACCCGCCCCAGAGGTGGAAAAACCTCACTTTCCGCATGTCTCGCCAAGGGAGGTCTCGCCAGTTCATGCTCGGCAGCCCGCCTCCTACGACACCACACCCGCCGCCGGCTTGGCGCCGACTTCTGCAGGACCTCCCACACCGGCTCCTACCTCGCGCCGCCCGGCGAGCGCGGCCCGGTAAAGCTCCACGTACCGCCGCGCCTGTACCTCGAGTGTGTACTCGTCCAGTACCACCTGCCGCGCCCGTTTGGCCATCGCCACCCGCAGGTCATCGGCCTGCAGCAAATGACGAATCGCGTCCGCCAGCGCCGAGATGTCGCCCGCGGGCACCACCAGACCGGTGACCCCGTCACGCACAACCTCCGGGATACCTCCGGCTGCGAACGCAACCACGGGCGTCCCACAGGCTTGCGCTTCTAACACCACCTGCGAAAACGTCTCCGCGATCGAGGGAGCCACCAGCAGATCGGCTGCGCTGTAGACAGCAGACAATAGGCGCTCGCTCTGGACGCGGCCCAATCGCAGGTGCGGCACGGGTACTGCCGCTGGCAGCGGACCACCTCCTGCGGACACCAACATGAGGTCGCGAACATCACCCAGCCGGTGCAAAGCGTCGGCGAGCAACGCGAACCCCTTCTCATGGCGCGCCAGCGGGTGAGCGACGAACAGCACGATCCGCGCGTCGCCAGGGAGCCCGAGCAACTGCCGGCAGAACCTGCGGTCTCGGGGCGCGAACATGTCGGCATCCAGCCCGTGCGGGATCACGGTGATCTCGAAGTTGCTCACCACGCCGGCCTGCCGTGCAGCCGTGGCCAGCCACCGGCTGGGTGCGACCAACCGCAACCGTGCCCGCGGTAAACGCGCAAAGAGCGCCTGTTTGCGCAACCACACCTGCCGCGACAAATCGTTCTCGCGGGAGGACCCCAGTTGCGGGCAGGCGCCGCAGCCCGTTACGAACCTCCCACACCCATGGTCGTAGTGGCAGCCTCCCGTAAAGAAGTTCATGTCGTGCAGGGTCCGCACCACCGGCGCGCGCGCGGCAGCGGCCAGCAGACACCGGTAGTCGAGGAACCCGATCATGGCATGTACGTGGATCACATCCGCCTGCGGGAGCTGCGCCAGGACTTGACCAGCGTGTACGCTACGGTCGTCACTGAAGATGCTGACCCACGCTGGCCTGGACCTTCGATAGGGCAGGCGACTCGCAGCGAACACCGCACGCCGTACCTGCCGCGCGATCCGCGCCACCGCGTCCTGCGGCGGACGGTACCGCCGAACACGCGCCCCGGCGAGGTCGCCTGGGTCGCCCGCGACGAAGACGATGGAATCGACGCCACAGCCCAAAAGCCCACGATGGAGCCGCATGACAGCGGCCCCGACACCATCGGTCGTCATGGTGGTCACCTGGACGACTCTCATGACGGTGGGCTGCCCCAACCTCCAGTCATGGGTGGCGCCCAGGCCACTGAACGATCACCGCGCACCACCGTCGACCGGGAACATCGCGTCCTGCTCGGCCCTCAGACGGTCACACAGACGACCCGGGGGCACCTCCACATCGTCGTAGCTGAGGACCTGGTCGCGCGCGACCGCGCGTCTCAGGCGGCATCCCTCCGCGAGCCCCATCGGCAGCAACCGCTGGGCCCTCACGATCGGGGCGTTCTCGCACTGCCCGTACACCGTGAACCCCCCGATGCCGTCCAGCTCCTGGCCCGCAGCCAGGTCGGTTTTCGCGGTCGCCACCACGTCGACACAAGGCGCACCACGAGGCGCGACGGCCGCGTCGCCAAAGATCACCGCTCGCGCCACGGTATTGGGGACCTCGAAATGGCACAGGTGATATGGCGTGTAGAAGCAGTACACCGGGCCGGGCCCAAGCTTGTAGAGCTCCAGGTACCGCCGCTGTACCGGATGCTCGTGCGTCCCCAGAACGAACACGCCCGGACTCGGCACTGCCCCAACGACGTAGTCGACGATCCCATCTCCGTGCAACAGCTCCGCAAGGGGGAACACCCGAACCGCCTCCTGAATGAACGTCCCTGCCGGCACCGTAAACCCGTACATCCCGCGGCGTGCCACCCGCATGCCCGTCGCGTTAGCCACGACCGCCTGCTCGAATGCGATCTTGGTGCCGTCCGCGAACGAGGTCACCATCTCGGGCTTCTGTCCCCACTTCCGAGCGAATTCCCGCTGCGTCACCGGTGTCCGGTATGGATCGTGCAACCCCTTGATGTTGCCGCACAGGATCGGGCGGACGCCGATGCCCCTCACGAACCGATAGAGGTTCATGAGGACGCCTGGCTGATCGCCGTCGGCGTTGGTGATGACCACGTTTCGCCTGCTGGCGTACGTACGCAGCAAGGGGCCAATCGTTCCGTCGAGTTCGGCATTCATCAAGATCACGTGCTTCCGGTTCTCGATGGCGGCCATGACCACACCGGCGGCAAACTCGACCGTCCCTGTGACCTCGATGATCGCCTCGACGGTCTCCGCTCGACAGAGGAGGAACGGGTCCTCGGTCACGGCGCACTGCCCGCGCGCGATGAGCGCTTCCAGCTCCGCCTCGGTCTCCACGACCCGGGGCGTGACACCGGCGGCCTCGTAGGCTCGTCGCGCTTCGTCGACGCGCCGGTTGGCGATGGCCACGAGCCGCATGCCCGGCACAGCAGTCAGAAGCTGCAGGGCGATCCCCTTCCCCATGAAACCCGCCCCCACCATGGCCACGCGAATAGGGCACCCTTTGGCCTCGCGACGCGCCAACGCTTCGTCAACGAGGATCATGCGCCTCTCCGACCGCCCGTCGGCGGGGTGCACTCCATCCCAGGGCAGGGTACCGCATCCGACAACGTCACCCGCCCGCTCGATAGTTGGGCCAGCTCCGGTCCTTCGCCGACACCACCGTGACCTCCAGCGGCCACACGATGCCGAAACAGGGATCGTCGTAGCGCACGCCCCGCTCCGCGTCCGGTGTGTAGAACTGTGACACCTGGTACACGACCTCTGAATCGTCCTCCAGCGTCTGGAACCCGTGAGCGCACCCCTCGGGCACGTACAGCATGCGACACCCGTCGGCCGTGAGCTCAACGGCCATCCACCGCATGTAGGTCGGCGACTCGGCTCGCAGGTCGACCACCACGTCGTAGATAGCTCCTCTGGCACAGCGCACGAGCTTCGCTTCCTCAAACGGCGCGACCTGATAGTGCAGCCCCCGTATCGTTCCCCGCCGCCGGGTACGTGATATGTTGATCTGCACAAACCGCACGTCGAGGCCCGCAGCTGCGAATTCGCGCTCGCACCACGTTCGCGCGAAGAACCCGCGTTCGTCGCTCCGCTTCTCGAACTCGATGAGAAATGCTCCCTGCACGTCGGCTTCCAAAAAGATCACGACCCTCTCACCGTCCGCCGCTCGTCGTCACGCCAGGGGCAGC is a window encoding:
- a CDS encoding nucleotidyltransferase family protein, which produces MDWVSFCAHAHRVMLAPLVYDRLRRFAGVLPGDVVEWLRHQYYFAVGRNLALLHRLREINAQLARRGVVPLVLKGPGLAHFGVGVNVRLFDDVDILVRRGDVDDVSAVLQEMGYEGPASAAHPYHLRYVGSAGGLVTAVEVHFDLVDQVRRITPDVEGIRARSVAVDVAGCVIRVPAVHDQLLLTAMQLGHHHWAVRLLVDVAFLASRWSHAIDWGDVFRRADAWRMGALARSALYVVSALFGVALPAPVAADVRPEGYIRRVQWSVAMMAALEQFQDGGREVAWLAPYVVVDDAGRIPKLLVQRTLWPEKLDPEGPGALSRGRRLLLVGAVLPAVLRVLWRSLDGHHAPRTTPMAE
- a CDS encoding glycosyltransferase family 2 protein, with translation MPGEPLVSVVMPVRNGEVFLVEGIESVLGQTYENWELVVVDNCSSDRTLEIARTYAERDRRIRVLRNETPLTLMENHNVAFRAVSTASRYCKILHADDWLFPECLTRMVEVAERNLSVGLVGSYCLYGDEVRCDGLPVTVTVLSGRDMGRKTLFREFYAFVSPSAIMVRSDLLRSGRFRYHESHIHADVEACLEALRYCDFGFVHQVLTFVRPHGDSVTATVANRLNTYHWSWLDMLRAYGPVYLTHDEYERLWRARVRAYYGFLGQNVLRRRSREFWTYHKERLDDLGLPLTASRVVAGLIREAVQVVLHPVREFRRGLQPVR
- a CDS encoding flippase, producing MPVSALGVSARAVAWNTGIQFIGRIVTTLTQALLVMVLARAFVHHLGPVDGVREMGRYTTIMTFAVVFETFARFGFFATLVKEFSEREDQATEILARALPLRLLLAGVVAVAGTGLALVLRFEPVVTIGVALLAVSTCWGAVFNTAMAYFQSRHLMVYPVAAEALGRLVALLGMTVAALAGAPLLVVIACSLLGSLVMAGVCVGFLRRFEPLGWCVDRTYWHALVAQAVPVGLIAVLSLAYGKASVILLAAMRGSFDVGVYGVAFKLTDVLVAFPAVLVGNLFPVLARALDRRDRADAVVRRTVGALAACAFPVVVGAFVLAAPLVRLTGGETYLAASAVSVFGTPVTAVHALRVLVWAVLAGGFAHLGLSLVILRGLQARYLRVVAIVTLGSVAASYVLIPRYSYAGVSVVTVLTEVLMVATGWWMLTRSAEMRLAVVDVWKPGVAAATMGAVVWPVQALPLWAAVGVGVPLGALVYVALLSALGGLPVESLRGAIRRRPEPVA
- a CDS encoding DapH/DapD/GlmU-related protein; protein product: MATWFAPPYKARLYLARMTSKGFVAPSAEIHHKALRLGRHVFIGDRVIIFQEVGGGPVEIGDRVKIFGDAVLEVGLGGSIRIGPDSRIHRGCQLVAYKTAIEIGRDVGIAQNCAFYPYNHGMAPDAPISRQPADSKGPIVIEDHAWLGVGVIVLDGVRIGKGAVIGAGAVVTRDVPAGAIAAGVPARVLRMRHGVGDGERVHTA
- a CDS encoding glycosyltransferase, with protein sequence MRVVQVTTMTTDGVGAAVMRLHRGLLGCGVDSIVFVAGDPGDLAGARVRRYRPPQDAVARIARQVRRAVFAASRLPYRRSRPAWVSIFSDDRSVHAGQVLAQLPQADVIHVHAMIGFLDYRCLLAAAARAPVVRTLHDMNFFTGGCHYDHGCGRFVTGCGACPQLGSSRENDLSRQVWLRKQALFARLPRARLRLVAPSRWLATAARQAGVVSNFEITVIPHGLDADMFAPRDRRFCRQLLGLPGDARIVLFVAHPLARHEKGFALLADALHRLGDVRDLMLVSAGGGPLPAAVPVPHLRLGRVQSERLLSAVYSAADLLVAPSIAETFSQVVLEAQACGTPVVAFAAGGIPEVVRDGVTGLVVPAGDISALADAIRHLLQADDLRVAMAKRARQVVLDEYTLEVQARRYVELYRAALAGRREVGAGVGGPAEVGAKPAAGVVS
- a CDS encoding SAF domain-containing protein produces the protein MILVDEALARREAKGCPIRVAMVGAGFMGKGIALQLLTAVPGMRLVAIANRRVDEARRAYEAAGVTPRVVETEAELEALIARGQCAVTEDPFLLCRAETVEAIIEVTGTVEFAAGVVMAAIENRKHVILMNAELDGTIGPLLRTYASRRNVVITNADGDQPGVLMNLYRFVRGIGVRPILCGNIKGLHDPYRTPVTQREFARKWGQKPEMVTSFADGTKIAFEQAVVANATGMRVARRGMYGFTVPAGTFIQEAVRVFPLAELLHGDGIVDYVVGAVPSPGVFVLGTHEHPVQRRYLELYKLGPGPVYCFYTPYHLCHFEVPNTVARAVIFGDAAVAPRGAPCVDVVATAKTDLAAGQELDGIGGFTVYGQCENAPIVRAQRLLPMGLAEGCRLRRAVARDQVLSYDDVEVPPGRLCDRLRAEQDAMFPVDGGAR
- the rfbC gene encoding dTDP-4-dehydrorhamnose 3,5-epimerase, with protein sequence MIFLEADVQGAFLIEFEKRSDERGFFARTWCEREFAAAGLDVRFVQINISRTRRRGTIRGLHYQVAPFEEAKLVRCARGAIYDVVVDLRAESPTYMRWMAVELTADGCRMLYVPEGCAHGFQTLEDDSEVVYQVSQFYTPDAERGVRYDDPCFGIVWPLEVTVVSAKDRSWPNYRAGG